The following are encoded in a window of Rosa chinensis cultivar Old Blush chromosome 4, RchiOBHm-V2, whole genome shotgun sequence genomic DNA:
- the LOC121052646 gene encoding uncharacterized protein LOC121052646 isoform X6: MASKGTGEDNYEGKQKSITKRSFALAEALSQATEKNASAFMNRITQRVQNEGGVRQLGPSFQSDIPADVEKILSQHEVDDSSYFSEGKAWGAWGTKPGKWPGETANWIPWVERVEKRFGEIWKRLGIYDAIKLSTITIPCDRSLLAAAMCFWSSQTNSLELQFGALSPTLIDIAAIIGLPPHGQVVDIVFAEGKFDIDLGGELRDRSKGRPAVANYNTWIEVFNSGLGNKSLDSIGSPEEKEENQQETMEVTHVEHAAFLAFWICKYLVCTTSKKVNVEYYKLAEALASKEVQESDQPLALGPFVLAHLYRCLHHCVTEGLNPNWSGPLWIFQLWLHTYFPTFRQPGLALAVDTTLGQQLAPLDLLPHLAEECFEVLFKCPEFSAEQFAVCFSRKYPSYLAMDISQHASESETRWETACSAWKSAIGMRDLFWGALSGKTLKCGVELYSPSYVSRQLGYYQAIPAPVPESSNRYSSSRAVFSNKDDIEQNNKAFVYNMSFPMKTRVATSKSSSQFREWWAKRVGSRFKDGLVSARQSAFAGNPWAQEKPKAVRRGKITSKVARAIPTIRFY, translated from the exons ATGGCTTCGAAAGGGACCGGAGAAGACAATTATGAAGGCAAGCAAAAAAGTATCACCAAACGCTCATTTGCATTGGCGGAAGCACTAAGTCAAGCCACTGAAAAGAATGCCTCGGCCTTCATGAATAGAATAACACAACGAGTCCAGAATGAAGGTGGGGTACGTCAACTTGGCCCAAGTTTCCAGAGTGATATACCGGCTGATGTGGAAAAAATTTTGAGCCAGCATGAAGTGGATGATTCTAGCTATTTCAGTGAAGGAAAAGCATGGGGAGCATGGGGAACAAAACCAGGAAAATGGCCTGGTGAAACGGCCAACTGGATTCCATGGGTAGAACGAGTCGAGAAGCGATTTGGGGAAATATGGAAACGGCTTGGGATCTATGACGCCATCAAGCTGTCCACCATTACTATTCCTTGTGACCGCTCCTTGCTGGCTGCCGCTATGTGTTTTTGGAGTTCACAAACAAACTCTCTGGAGCTTCAGTTTGGTGCACTTAGTCCGACCTTGATTGATATAGCGGCCATTATAGGCCTGCCGCCACATGGGCAAGTGGTGGACATTGTATTTGCAGAAGGAAAGTTTGACATTGATCTTGGTGGTGAGCTAAGAGATCGAAGTAAGGGCAGACCAGCCGTTGCCAATTATAATACATGGATTGAGGTGTTTAACAGCGGCTTGGGAAATAAATCACTTGATAGTATTGGCAGTCCagaagagaaagaggaaaaCCAGCAGGAGACAATGGAAGTAACTCATGTAGAGCATGCTGCGTTTCTTGCCTTTTGGATATGTAAGTACTTAGTGTGCACAACTTCTAAAAAAGTGAATGTGGAGTACTACAAGTTGGCTGAAGCATTAGCAAGTAAAGAAGTACAAGAGAGCGATCAGCCATTAGCTCTTGGTCCATTTGTGCTTGCCCACTTATACAGATGTCTTCACCATTGTGTGACCGAAGGACTGAACCCAAATTGGTCTGGGCCATTGTGGATTTTTCAGTTGTGGCTGCACACTTACTTTCCCACTTTCAGACAGCCGGGTTTAGCATTGGCCGTAGACACCACTCTTGGACAACAATTGGCTCCTCTTGATTTACTTCCTCATTTGGCAGAAGAGTGTTTTGAGGTGTTGTTCAAGTGTCCAGAGTTTTCTGCAGAACAGTTTGCCGTTTGTTTCAGTAGGAAGTATCCATCCTACCTTGCAATGGATATCAGCCAACACGCTTCAGAAAGTGAGACGAGATGGGAGACTGCGTGTTCAGCTTGGAAGAGTGCAATAGGTATGAGGGATCTCTTCTGGGGTGCCTTGTCTGGTAAAACACTCAAGTGTGGAGTGGAGTTATATTCACCATCTTATGTCAGTCGTCAGTTGGGATATTATCAAGCTATACCGGCTCCGGTGCCAGAATCGTCAAACCGATATAGTTCATCGCGAGCTGTTTTCTCCAATAAGGACGACATTGAGCAGAATAACAAGGCGTTTGTGTACAACATGAGCTTTCCCATGAAGACAAGAGTAGCAACTAGCAAGAGTTCCTCCCAATTCAGAGAGTGGTGGGCGAAACGAGTAGGTAGCCGCTTTAAAGATGGGTTGGTGTCGGCTAGACAATCGGCCTTTGCAGGAAATCCATGGGCACAAGAGAAGCCGAAAGCTGTAAGGCGTGGTAAAATAACAAGTAAAGTTGCTAGAGCAATCCCAACTATAA GGTTTTATTGA